In Fervidicoccaceae archaeon, the DNA window GCTTTCCAAGCCTCTTCCGCCCTCGCTCAGTGCTCGCCTAATGATAGACTTACTCATTATGAAGCCCTCGAGCTTGAGTCTACCGACGTGTATCGTGTTAGGATAGCTCCAGCCCATGTGGGCGTAGAGGAACCTCTGCTTCATCGTGTTCGACTCGTGCTCTCTCCCGCGAATTATGTGAGTCACGCCCATCAGGTGATCGTCGACCGCGGCCGCGAAATTGTAGGTGGGCCAGACCACGTATTTCGAGCCGGTCAGAGGATGCGGGTGCCTCTCCGTGTCTATCACCCTGAGGGCGACCCAGTCCACGGCGCTGGGGTCCTCGAGCTCCCACGACGTCTTCACCCTCACCACGGCCCGTCCTTCTTCGAAGCCTCCTTCCAACATCTTATCGAAGAGCTCGAGGTTCTCCTCGGGAGAGCGCTCGCGCGGCGGATACGGCTTCCTGGCCTCCAGGTGAGAGGAGAATTCCTCCTTGCTCATCGTGTCGACGTATGCTCCGCCGACCTCGATTAGCTTCTCGGCTACGCGATAGTACCGCTCCATTCTCAGGCTCTGAATGTACTCTTCGTCCCAATAGACGCCTAACCACTTGAGGTCCTCGCGTATTTTGGAATACGCGTCGAGCAGAGGCGTCTTGGTCCTGGGGTCCGTATCCTCGAACCTCAAGATCATCTTACCGCGATACATCCTCGCGTACTCGTGGCTCAGGATAGCCACCCTGCTATTGCCTATGTGAATGACGAAGTCCGGGTTCGGGGCGAACCTCGTGACGACGGCCCCGTGCTTAGCGTTTGGGAGAGGAGCCAGAGCTCGGCCTCGGTCCTCCGCCGCTCTCTCCACCTCAGCTCCTAGGAGCTCCGGGTGCTTCTCTTCCAACAGCTTCTTCTGCTCCTCCGGGCTCATGGAGTTGACCTCTCGCGTCGCCTCCTCCGCCGCTCTAGCTACCTCCTGCACTCTAGCCCGCAGGTCGGGCCTCTCAGCCAATATCTTGGAGATTATCACCTTCGCCGAGGCCTTTCCGCCGTGCTTGTAGGCGTTGAAGAGTGCGTGCTTTAGGGCCAGCTGATAGAGCTCCTCGCTCATTTCCAAATGCTCTCGCCCCGGCTCCGATCGGTCCGGCTTCCTCGTGCTACTTCGACCTCTCTACCACGTATAGAGCGAGAGCTCTGAGCGCGTCGATGTACTCGGGCCTGGGAGCGTCCCTTAATCTCTCGAGATGCTCCAGGGCCTCGAGCGCCCGACGCCTCGCCTCCTCTTCCACCTCCTCGGCTATGCCCTCAGCTCTCAAGAGCTCCGCGACTTCCTCATACGCGCTCCTGGGAGCGTCTCTCTTCCCCAACACGCCTAGGAGCTTGTCGCGCAGCTCGTTGCTTCCCCGCGCGAGCGCTCTGATGACGAGCAAAGTCTTCTTGCCCTCTCTCAAGTCGCTGAACACAGGCTTACCGATTTCCTCCTCGGTCCCGTACATGCCGAGCAGATCGTCCTTCACCTGGAAGGCCACCCCAACGTTGAGCGCGTAGCGCCCTAGGGCGTCGACGTGCTCGTCGGGCGCTCCGGCGAGCAGAGCCCCCATCCTGGCCGAGGCCTCGATGAGGGCTCCTGTCTTCTTGCGGACCATCTCGAAGTACTCGTGCTCAGACACGCTTGGGCTGCTCTCGAAGTACATGTCGAGAGCCTGGCCCTCGGCAACGACCCGAGCGGCTCTGGCCAGCTCGAAGAGGGCGGAGAGAGTTCTCCGAGGATCGACGCTCGCACTCATCAGGGCACTTGACGACGCTACCTCGAACGCTTTCGCGAAGAGAGCGTCTCCGGCTGTTATGGCCATTGGGACACCCCACAACCTATGGACCGTCGGCACGCCCCTCCTGAGGTCGTCGTTGTCCATCACGTCGTCGTGTACGAGCGTGAACGTGTGGACCAGCTCGACAGCCGCGGCGAAGGGCAGGAGGACCTCGTAGTCGGCCCCGCTCGCTAAGCCCGATGCAACTAGGAGGACCGGCCTGAGCCTCTTGCCGCCGACTTTGATCAAGTGGGTCGCCGCGTCGTAGAGCTCGCGCGGCTCTCCCGTCACCGTCCTCGCTATAAGCGAGTTTACATCGGAGCTCACGCGCCTGATTAGCTCCGCGAGGAGCTCGCGATCTTCGCTCAATCTACCTCCTACCACGTTCTCGATCCTCCGAGCCTATTTCTCTGAGGTTGCCGTGCCATCGCTCCTCACGTAATCGGCAAGCGCAGTAGAGCCTGCCATCCGGGGATCCTCTGCTGGAACCAAGATAAGAGCCTGGGCCCCAACACTATGGGTGCTCTTCGGAGTTCTTCGAAATTCCGCGAGCCTGTCAAGAAGAGGGCTCTCCTCAGCTCGGCCTTGAACCTCTCTACGTAAGCGTCGAGGCTCTCCTCGGAGCGGAGAGCCAGCCTGAAGAGCGGGAGAGCCATGCCGACGGCGCCCGCGCCGAGCCTCATCGCGGCGGCCGCGTGGAGGCCGCTCCTAATACCGCCGCTCCCGATCACGAAGGCCTGGGGGTGAGCGGCTTTTACCTCGACTATGCTGGCAGCCGTGGGGATCCCCCACGAGAGGAACGACTTGGCTGCCCCGGCCAATACCTCGTCGCCTCTTCTCTTGCATCTGAGCATCTCGATTTTGATCCAACTCGTACCGCCGCGACCCGCCACATCTATATAGCTCACTCCGGCGTCTCTCAGCATTCTGGCGGCTTCGAACGAGACGCCGCACCCCGTCTCCTTAACTATGAGCGGGACCTTGAGGGACCTCGCGAGCCTCCTCACTTTCTCGAGCGCACCGGAGTATAGGGCGTCTCCTTCGGGCTGAAAGACCTCTTGAGCCGGATTGAGGTGCACCGCCAGGGCGTCCGCGTCGACCGCCTCGACTAGGCGATTAGCCGCGTCGGCGGGATCCTCGTCGGGTAGCTGCTGAACCCCGATGTTGCCTATTACGGGAGCTTCTCCAGCCTCCTCGCGGAGGACACGATAGGAGCGCAGTATCTCCTCGTTTTCGCCAGCCTCCATGAGGGCCCGCTGGCTCCCCATCTCGACGGCCAATTTGTGCCTACGAGCGAGCCTAGCTAGCCTCCTGTTAACCTCGACTGAGAGAGGGTGGCCCCCGGTCACTCCCTCGACCACTATCGGCGCGTCGAGCTCTCTCCCGAGAAACTCGATCCTCAGGTCGACGCCTCTCAGGTCAATCTCGGGCAAAGGATTATGGACGAAGACGACCTCGTCGAGTAAGGTCTCGCCCTCCTCTACGTCCTCGCTGAGAGCTAAGAGCATGTGCTCCAGCTTCCTCGAGACTGTCTCCTCCAGCTCTCTCCTCACGTCCTCCTCGCCTCGAGTAGCGTCCCGATCACGGGCTCTCCCGTGAGGGCTCTCTCGAGATTGCCGGGCTTGAGGCCCGTTGTGAATAAGACTCGCCCGGAGTAACCCCTCTCGATGTACTTGGCCACAACCTCGAGCTTCGCCGCTATCCCTCCTGTCACGTCGTAGACTCCGCCTATTCTCCGCCCCAAGCTCTTGGCTAGTCTCCTGAGCTCCTCCGGCTGTATTGTTCTCAAGACCCTCTCGCGCCTCCCTCTACTCGGCACGAGGATTCCCGGCACGTCCATCGCGAATACCACGAGCTCAGAGCGCGTGAGCAACGCGAGGTGCATGGTTAGTTCGTCGCCCGATAAGATCATTGGAGCGCAGTCGCCGACGGGGTAGACGGCGTCGCCGTGGAGGAGAGGCACGTGACCTCTCTCGAAAGCCCTCACGACGGCCTCGTAATTACATTCGAGAGCTCCTCTCTCACAATCAAAGTAACACGAGGAGCTGGGGTGAAACACCAGAATTGGGAGGCCGAGCTCTTCCATGCTCTCTGCGACGATCGCGTTGAGTCTTCTCATCAGGCCCGAGATCTTTGGCACAGAGTCGACGTCGAGCTTGCCCTTCTCTTTGATCTCGTGCTCGACCGCATAGTGGCCGAAAGATCCCCCGCCGTGCACCACGACGAGCCTCGAGCCCCTTCTCCAGGAAGTCTCGAGTTCGCGCGATAATCTGCGCACGACGCGCGCTCTCACTCTCATCGGTTTGCCCTTGTCGGTGATGAGGCTACCGCCCAGCTTCACTGCGAGTCTCTCCATCGACACGACGTATCTCCACCTCCACCGCCTCGCCGGGGAGAGAGGGAATAGTCAATTTGACCCTCTCGCGGTTGACCATCGGCACCCGCGCCCCATGCAATACGTGCCACAGAGAGTTGCTTGACCTCAACATAGTAATATCCTCATCGCTGAGCTCCTCCCCCGACGCGAGCTTCGGCAGAAGCCTGGCCAGCGCAGCTACGACTCGAGCCGACAGCTTAGCGGCGTAGTCTAGCAAGTAAGTCGGGTAACCCTTAAGGCGCTCTAGCTTTACTCGACGCATCCCCCCGAGGGCTACCGGCTCTCCCTCGAGCTCGAGCAGCCCCTCCGCCGCGCTATAGATTACAGGTTTATCTAGCTCGATCGCGTTAGCGAGAGCGAGAGCCTCGGTGTGCGTCGAGCCGCGCTCGACTAGCAGCGCTGCCAGAATCGACGTCCTCTCCTCGCGGGTGAAGCCCACCTCGAAGAATCTCTCGAGCGCTATGATGATAGAGTGAGCCGCGAGGGCCGTGGTCGTCATTGCTCCGAGACGTCGAGCACCAGAGACCTTCAACTCTATCTCGACGGGGGTCGGTAGGACCTCTCTCGCCAGCGAGTCGAAGACTAGCTCGACCTCTCGGCGAACTTCGGCGGGTCCTCGCGCGATTACCGACGAGGCTCTGCTCCCGGCTCTTGCTTCGACCCTCAAGGAGATCACGTCTAGC includes these proteins:
- a CDS encoding glutamate--tRNA ligase encodes the protein MSEELYQLALKHALFNAYKHGGKASAKVIISKILAERPDLRARVQEVARAAEEATREVNSMSPEEQKKLLEEKHPELLGAEVERAAEDRGRALAPLPNAKHGAVVTRFAPNPDFVIHIGNSRVAILSHEYARMYRGKMILRFEDTDPRTKTPLLDAYSKIREDLKWLGVYWDEEYIQSLRMERYYRVAEKLIEVGGAYVDTMSKEEFSSHLEARKPYPPRERSPEENLELFDKMLEGGFEEGRAVVRVKTSWELEDPSAVDWVALRVIDTERHPHPLTGSKYVVWPTYNFAAAVDDHLMGVTHIIRGREHESNTMKQRFLYAHMGWSYPNTIHVGRLKLEGFIMSKSIIRRALSEGGRGLESYDDPRLGTLAALRRRGISPTAIRNIMLTVGIKGTDSQLSYANLASENRKLLDPLAPRVMFARDPVALKAEGLGGCISAEIPFHPDRSELGSRTYEVCDGDVLAISSDDYGELRGRRVRLMGLGNFEVREGALVNVGGGLEEARRERIPIIQWVKRERSLSAELLKPEGEELRVFEGLVEDSVASSEQVERVGVVQLVRVGFARIEEKTPRVRMIYAHD
- a CDS encoding polyprenyl synthetase family protein, translating into MSEDRELLAELIRRVSSDVNSLIARTVTGEPRELYDAATHLIKVGGKRLRPVLLVASGLASGADYEVLLPFAAAVELVHTFTLVHDDVMDNDDLRRGVPTVHRLWGVPMAITAGDALFAKAFEVASSSALMSASVDPRRTLSALFELARAARVVAEGQALDMYFESSPSVSEHEYFEMVRKKTGALIEASARMGALLAGAPDEHVDALGRYALNVGVAFQVKDDLLGMYGTEEEIGKPVFSDLREGKKTLLVIRALARGSNELRDKLLGVLGKRDAPRSAYEEVAELLRAEGIAEEVEEEARRRALEALEHLERLRDAPRPEYIDALRALALYVVERSK
- the fni gene encoding type 2 isopentenyl-diphosphate Delta-isomerase, with the translated sequence MRRELEETVSRKLEHMLLALSEDVEEGETLLDEVVFVHNPLPEIDLRGVDLRIEFLGRELDAPIVVEGVTGGHPLSVEVNRRLARLARRHKLAVEMGSQRALMEAGENEEILRSYRVLREEAGEAPVIGNIGVQQLPDEDPADAANRLVEAVDADALAVHLNPAQEVFQPEGDALYSGALEKVRRLARSLKVPLIVKETGCGVSFEAARMLRDAGVSYIDVAGRGGTSWIKIEMLRCKRRGDEVLAGAAKSFLSWGIPTAASIVEVKAAHPQAFVIGSGGIRSGLHAAAAMRLGAGAVGMALPLFRLALRSEESLDAYVERFKAELRRALFLTGSRNFEELRRAPIVLGPRLLSWFQQRIPGWQALLRLPIT
- a CDS encoding isopentenyl phosphate kinase, with protein sequence MERLAVKLGGSLITDKGKPMRVRARVVRRLSRELETSWRRGSRLVVVHGGGSFGHYAVEHEIKEKGKLDVDSVPKISGLMRRLNAIVAESMEELGLPILVFHPSSSCYFDCERGALECNYEAVVRAFERGHVPLLHGDAVYPVGDCAPMILSGDELTMHLALLTRSELVVFAMDVPGILVPSRGRRERVLRTIQPEELRRLAKSLGRRIGGVYDVTGGIAAKLEVVAKYIERGYSGRVLFTTGLKPGNLERALTGEPVIGTLLEARRT